In Montipora foliosa isolate CH-2021 chromosome 9, ASM3666993v2, whole genome shotgun sequence, the DNA window ggtttttaacgtaaaatgtaccgtggaattcactagttaggcaatgaatttttctatataagaaagtaaagaaaatgatttaattacgttttaattttcaaagcagcaaccggaaagatcaaaacgcggacaattccaaaccttttattttcactaaccctacactgcctacaggcagtaaggataaataaccagggagctccgcttttaggcttggctaaatctatatattagttatTGTCTCAACTGGGTAATTTCTATCTGAATGTACTTTTTTTCTGTAATGATCGTATGGTGCCTTATGTTTAGTTTTCTGTAAACAGTGTGCAATAAAACTTGAGTTCTTTTTTCACGGGATGGGATAACGAGACACgtcttgtttttgaaaacaagaagCGACATTCTAAGGGTATCcttaatgaaaatttaacttCTTTAATATCCCCTTATCCCCCTCATTTTTCAATTAAGCTCTTCTTTTAATGAACTTAACATAATTCGTTTTCTTTTCAGTTGCCAACTCTTGGTGTCGTTAGGATGGCAATGAGGACCTTCTTTCTCGTGTATGCGGGATTTGAAATGACACTGATTCTTTTAAACATACTGGGTAATTCCCTGGTATGCCTGTTGATACTCAAGAACAAAGCGATGAAAACGTCCCGGATCAACTGGCTTCTGTTCCAACTGGCTGTAGCTGATTTGTTAGTGGCTATGTTCTTCGTCTATCCATGTATTTTAAGCAATTTTATTAAGCAACCAGGCGGTGTGATTGGAGACGTACTTTGCAAATTCGCCACGGCTGGTACTTTAGGCTGGGCAGCCTCTTCAACCTCTAGCTTTCTTCTTGTGGCTATTGCGTTCGAGCGCTATTTTGCCACGCTGTATCCGTTCAGGTCCCTAAGCCGCAGACGATCTTGGCTGTTAGTTCCCCTCGTCTCGTTTCTAGGCATTCTATTGATCGTTCCTCTCATGATAATCTTGTACTACGACGAAGATGCCGGAAGATGTACGGATAAATGGCCGACTTACTCTTCTCACAGGGCGTACAGCGTGTCGTGGTCATTTTGTAACTCCGCGTTGCCCATATGCATGATGGGATACCTTTACTCACGGATCATTCGGCACTTGCGCAATAACGCCATCGTACCAGGCTGCTCTCAAGTGCAGATTGCAAGTTCCAGAACGAAGGTGACCAAGATGCTGATTTCAGTTACAGTGATCTTTGTCGTGTGTTGGATCCCTCAGGTGACGCTTTGCTTGTTAAGTCAAGTGATACCTGGTGGGTACGGCACAGTGTCTTTAGTAGCCACCATAAGCGCTCTGCTGAATTCCTGCGTCAATCCAGTCATATACTCTCTCCACAGTCAACAGTTCAGGAGAAATCTGGCTTCGCTGATGTGTCGCAAGAAGAGAAATCATTCGGTTGATAGAAACACAAATCAAACAACCTTACATGAGATGAAGTTCTCCTTTTCTCGCTTGAAAACAGACGCGTGTCGGCTGGCTCACTCTTCTTAAGTTGAAGGGCTATCACCTTCGTAAAACTTGGAAAAGAATAACGCCCTGAATCCATGAATGTGCGCTGTAATGCAACAAtgaaagcaaggtgacacatgctaacaccaacccggtgtggccaacacatcacgcatgcgcacaaccatctCAACCTAATTGACCGGATGAAATGATTGTGCGCAtacgtgatgtgttggccacaccgggttggtgttagcgtgtgtcaccttgctttcaTTGTTGCATTACAGCGCACATTCATGGgccatgttttcagtttcttatCAAGGCCAAGCACCAGTTACCATTGCTCAAGCTGGTGGCTTAATCCAGTTTCAACAGTTCAAGAGAGAGACTCTTACAAGAAGGATCGATTTTAACGGCAATGTTCGAAAAATGCTAGATAGGGTGTGAATTTATCTTGTCGCTTATTATATAATTGATTATTAGCATTTTGTATACTTTTTAGTGGTCGATATGTGTCTCTTGTAATAACGTTTAGAGTGTATAATTTAGTTGAAACTTATTTGTTAATCATTCAAGGGGGAAataaagaatgttgttgttgcttttgttgttatggcattatatgaaacaccaattatatTGCTCAACAAGATGCAATGCACTTATTAAAGTCGAACCTCTGGTTGCGACCATCTCCTCAGCGACCACTTTTACAAAATACCAAAAGTTTCCAAGTAAAACCCGACTATATTTGGAACCTCTCGTATGCGACTGTGACCACTTTTAGAGCTAATAGtttgaatttttgttgtttttaaccTCCCGTAAGCAACCACTTGAAGACACTAGAGAGGAAATTGGA includes these proteins:
- the LOC137970726 gene encoding neuropeptide FF receptor 2-like, producing MAMRTFFLVYAGFEMTLILLNILGNSLVCLLILKNKAMKTSRINWLLFQLAVADLLVAMFFVYPCILSNFIKQPGGVIGDVLCKFATAGTLGWAASSTSSFLLVAIAFERYFATLYPFRSLSRRRSWLLVPLVSFLGILLIVPLMIILYYDEDAGRCTDKWPTYSSHRAYSVSWSFCNSALPICMMGYLYSRIIRHLRNNAIVPGCSQVQIASSRTKVTKMLISVTVIFVVCWIPQVTLCLLSQVIPGGYGTVSLVATISALLNSCVNPVIYSLHSQQFRRNLASLMCRKKRNHSVDRNTNQTTLHEMKFSFSRLKTDACRLAHSS